AATGATTAAACACGGCGCGAAAGGCTATGTGCTCAAAGATGCAGATCCTGCAGAACTGAAACTTGCATTTGACGAAGTAATACGACAGGGGTATTTCTATAATGAACTGATCACACGCAAGGTGATGAACAGCATCCATGCATTGGCAGATGATAAAAGCGACCTGAAAGCATTCGCGAAATTGACAGACAGAGAACTACAATTTCTTCGATTAGCATGTAGTGAGAAAACCTATCAACAGATTGCCGCCGAAATGTTCGTAAGCGAGCGTACGGTAGACGGCTACCGGGAAGCCCTGTGCAAAAAGCTCAACCTGAATACCCGGGTGGGCCTGGTCATGTTTGCTATTAGAAATAATATCGTGCAGTTATAACCTTATTACGGGAAAAACACCCTCCCCATTTCCGTCTTTAATCCCGTTGTTACAGACATGCGTCCGGGTTAGTTTTGGTAAAGCAATATTTTATTCTTTACTAAACTTATGATCATGTTTGTAAAATCTCTATTGACAGCACTGGTCTCCTTCGCACTTTGCAACAGCATTTCGGCAACACCGGCCTTTCATCCCTTAAGGGCTCCTATTCCCACTACCCCAACAGATACTGTTCCTGCCCCGGTTTACACCCCTTCTGGACCAGCAGCTGTAGAAGTAGCAGGGGAAGACGACGATACAAAAAGCGTACTCACCCCTTTACTGAGCTACAACTTTTCCAGTGGTAAAAACAACCTCTCCAATCTTACACCCGTTATCAACTACGGATGGATCAAGACAATCGGAAAAGCATTCTGGGGCCGGGCTAAATGGGAACTAGCCATTAATCCTTATTCGGCCGGACAAATAGATGTGAAGGATTCGGCCAACTATCTCCCCGCCCTCATGCTGCCTGGCATTGCGGGTATCAACATCAACAACTTTTTTACGTTCAATGAAAATGGTAACGGGCATTTTATTCTCTTCCCCGTAAATTTCGCATTAAAACTGAACACTAATTTCCAGGACTCAGGCCGGATTATCGCACAGTATAATGTTCGCTGTGGCATGGGGTTCCGGTATGATGATCATTTCCAGGTAGGGATACAACATACCTGGGCATGGCATAACCTGACGTCGGAATCGGAAGAGAGTTTTAGAAAGGTATTCAATACAGAGAAGAGCCGGATCTCATATGTGACGGTGGTATTCGAAACTTATTTCAATACCTCGCATGAGGCCAATACAGATGCGGATGGTAATGACAAAAGCAATGTGTTATTCGTGGAGTGGAGATGCCTGACAAACAGGAATGATTTCAGAGGATTTCCTAATGACCGTATTCTCACACTTGGGTTCAGGAAAACGCTGAACCTTTCTAACCTCAGCCTCGCTCCAGGAGCAGCGGCCAGAAGCAGAAACGCGGCCAGATGAAAAAGTTGATCATTGCACTCCTGCTATTCCACATGGTAGCCTGCACGCCACCTGATGTACCTGGGGGACTACTACTACCCGAACCGGATTCACTCAAGGAGTTTCCGCTGGCTGCATCTTCCGGACGCCGGGTAGAACTCCGGCCGGCAGTGGATATGGAACCAGTGCTGCCTCCGGCAGGTGATCAGGGGAAACAGGGATCCTGTGTGTCGTGGGCATTGGGGTATAACCTGTTCAGCTATTATGAAAGAGCATATGCAGGATTAAAGGATTATGGCATCTCCCAGGGCATACCTGATCCACGAAAAGTGTATAGTCCCGCGTTCATTTACAATTACCTGAAGCAGCAGGTCATACCTACGGACTGTCAGCGGGGTATTTTCTTCAAAGATGCATTTCACATCATCATGGACAAAGGTAATTGTCAATGGGCCGACTTCCCCTATCATTCGGTGCAGGATGGTTGTATGGGGGGTGTAACGACGGCCAGCATTGAGGGTGCCAGCAAACATAAAGGGTACCGCTTTCAGCGGATCACGAAATCGGAATATGATTTTAAAGTGCAGGTGCAAAGTGGGTACCCGGTGATTATTGGGGTCTATACTTCGGAGAGTTTGTATGATGATGGGAAAAATGCGGATACCAGCCGAAAGTTTATCTGGAACCCGGCGCAGCGGGATAAATGGGAATACCACGCCATGCTGGTGGTAGGGTACGATCAACAGTATTTCAAACTAATGAACTCCTGGGGAGCAGACTGGGGGAATAAAGGATTTGTGTGGATACCTTATAAGAAACTACTGGACCGGACGGTGGAGGCTTATACAGCAGAGAAGCTCATACCAGAAAGAGGCCTTGCCGCTATAAAGTTCGCCATGGATTCTACTATTAAGCACCGTAAGCATATGAGTTTAAAATTACCGGATAACTCAGTCATTGCCTTTGATAATTTCTCGATGAATCTGAGTAAGGTGAATGCATCTGTTTCATTTAGCATTTTTGATTCGACCTCTCAGCATCCTTATAGAGGGTATTTGCAGGAGGGCGAGCAGAAGCAGTTTTATATATCGGATTCCCTGGTGACGATCTATTCTGATTTTACCAATAATAAGGTAAGGCCGGTTCATATGAACATGAAGATAGATAGTGGTGTTGTAGATGAGAATATCAAAGGGATTGATTCGATGCTGCGGGAGAATTACAGCTATCTGAAAAATAAAAAGAACCTGACGGAAGGGGATAAAAGAATGCTGAAAGAGTTTGTGAATTGGGAGGGGAAATATAGGATGGTGTCCAGTACCAGTGATAACAATGACAGTGTAAACTGGAAATTATTGGCTGTTCTGCTTTCCCTGATACCATTAGGCGTGTGGGCTTTCCGACAATGGAGAAAAACCCGGTCGTAGTGAATGGTTTTCATTAAAAATATATTTGCGTAGTTAAATGACTACACATATATTTGTACACAAATACCTTCACCCATGATAATCAGAAGAGACGTGTTTCAGGCCATTGCGGACCCGACCAGAAGAGCTATTTTAATGCTGGTGGCGTCACAGGCGATGACTGCCGGATCTATTGCCGCTAACTTTAATACTGCGAGACCGACCGTGTCAAAACACCTGGCTATTCTCACGGAATGTAATTTGCTTGAGCAACAGCAAAATGGCAGGGAGATCTATTATCACCTGAACCCAAATAAGATGAAAGAAATTGCAGATTTTATTGAACCGTTCCGGAAACTATGGGATGACAGGTTCAATAAGTTGGAGGATATTATGAAAACCTACAAAAAGAAATAGGGCAACCATTCTTTAAGTATTTACAATAGCGTATAAGCGGGAAGACATTACGAAACCTACAAAAAGAAATAAATGGAACTGAAGACTAAAATCCACGCTGAAGATGGTCAACAGCAACTCACCATTACGAGGGAGTTTGAACTGCCAGTAGAACTGTTATTCAAAGCATATGAAGATGCTGATATTGTAGCACAATGGATGAACACAAAAGTTGTAAAACTGGAAAATAAAAAATCCGGTAGCTGGCAGTTTGATACCAGCGATGGGGAAGGTAATATCGTCTTCACGGCAAGTGGGGTGTATCATGAGTTTGTGCCGAATAAAAAAATCACCCGCACTTTTGAGATGGGGAATGCACCTTTTGATGTGCAACTGGAATTCCTGGAATTTGAGGCTTTGGATGAAGATAACAGCAAACTCACTATGCAGATTGTATATAGATCGGGAGCATTGAGAGACCAGCTATTGAAATTGCCTTTCAGACAAGGTTTAAATATGGCACATAATCGCTTACAGGAAGTCGTTGATAAATTAAAATAACAATACCAGGCATGCTGAAATCACCTTTCAAAAAAGGTCTAAACATTGCACTCAATCAATCATAGAAAGTAGTTAAAAATTTAAAATAACCGTATGAGTACTGAACTGCTGAAAATATTAAAAGCCCGTTTTGAGAAACATACAAATCGCCACAAAGGAATTGAATGGGCAAAGGTGGAAGCAAAACTAATTGCCAGTCCGAAAAAATTAAAAGTTCTTGATATTATGGAAGAAACTGGCGGAGAGCCGGATGTGATAGGATTTGATAAAATAACAGGGGAATATACTTTCGTAGACTGTTCGCCAGAAAGCCCAAAAGGCCGCAGAAGTGTGTGTTATGATCAGCAGGCGCTGGATGAAAGAAAGGAAGCAAAGCCAGCGGATAGTGCTACTGAGATGGCGGCGGCAATAGGGATAGCGTTGCTAACTGAGGAGGAATATAGGGGGCTGCAGGAGCTGGGGGAGTTTGATCTGAAAACTTCCAGTTGGCTGGCTACGCCACCTGCTATCAGGAAATTAGGTGGGGCGATCTTTGGGGATCGCAGATATGATCGGGTATTTGTTTATCACAATGGGGCGCAATCCTATTATGCAGCAAGGGGGTTTAGGGGATCATTGAAAGTGTAAACTATAAAAGAAACGCCTCACAAAGGTCTGTCATCTGCTTCGCAAGCGTTACAGTATCCAACGCATAGCTCACCTGCGTGAAGGATACCAGTTTGGTATTCGGGCCTAAAATCTTCCTGCTTAATCTATCAACACGATACAATAAAAAGGAGAAACCCGCTTCAGCATTGAGCTAAAGCGGGTTTCTCCTTTTTATTAGTTAAATATTAAAACTTAAACATCTTGCCTAAATCATTCAGGTCTACATCTCCGTCGGCATCTTTATCCAGGCCAATTTTAGCCCCTAAACTGCTTAAGCCACTAAGGCCGCCACCGCCGCCGAGAGATGCTAAGATCTCCTGTATACCTCCCTGTCCACGCAGTGCATTCAGGATACCAGGAATCAGTGTAGCTGCAATGGAGGTAGCTACCTGACTATTGATACCGAACTTCTGCATGATATTAGTGGCAAAGTTATTCTCCATGTCTTTTGTTTCAGGCGTGTCGCCATTGGAGGATAACATTTCAGTGATCTTGTCGGTCTGACCGCTGCTTACCAGACCCGTTACTTTAGAGAGGATGACATTCTTCAGTTCTTCCACAACGCCCTGGTTGTGTTCATTTGGTATTGCGGGGTTGTCAGCTACACTTTGCTGACTATACTGCTGGATCAGAGATGATAATTGCTCGAACATATGTATCAATTTTGAACAAAGATAATTTTTAAAAGGATAGCGTTTTCGCTTCGTTATGTGAAGTATTTATTTCCTCCTTTTCAGGAACTTTTACATGCCTCATTAATAGCGCCTTCACATCCTTAAACATTAATGCAGACCTGGAATCTCCGCGCTGCACGTCTACTTTAAAATTCCACATTTGAATACTATCTGCATGCATTACATATATTCCCCATGCAGGTAAGTCGCCAAACATGGTGAATTCCGGGTAGCCTGCCGCATTTTCCGGTACTTCATTGATCGGACCTTTTACATGCTCGCCGGGGTAGATTACTTCAACATCTATCAACTGCACATTTTTCAAAGGATGCCCTGGCAAACCTGCTATCACCATCGGTAGTACATATTGAACCGGCATCTTCGGCAAAGGCCCTTCCTGCGGATACCCGATGTCAGGCTTGCCTGCCGGGATTTCCGCCTTTACTTTTTCAATTACAATATTATTGACCGTACTATACCTGTCATCCTTATTGCGCTTCCCCAATCGTATAAAAAGGGCATTGCCGGTATTCAGGGCCCGTACATCAATCACATGCACGTTCTCTATAAATCCCCCATCTACCGCCTCCAAAGCAATAGCTGAACGATAAGTATCAAACACCGTAATGTTCTTTACCACAATATTCTTAAACCCACCCAGTGATCCAGTTCCTAATTTAAACCCATTCGCACTGGACCGCAGCGTACAATTTTCGACAGTCACATCCTCACAACTCCGCGCCCCATTTTCTGACTTCAGACATATTGCATCGTCTGCCGCATTGAAATAACTGTTCTTAATCACTACATCCTTTGAATCAACAATATCTACCCCATCATTGTTCCAGTAAGCCGTACTTTCTACATTAATCCCATCTATCACCACATGGGTACACTCTTTATAGTTCTGCACCCAACAGGCTGAATTCTTTAAGGTCACTCCCTTTATCCGTACCCCCGTACAGTTTTCAAAGTACAACAGGTTAGGTCTGTTTTTCTCTGTAGGTCTTTTTTTCAACCACTCCTCATCCACGATCTTTCCCTCACGCAGACATTGAATGGTATTTTCTACCAGTTCCCTACCCTGTCCATCAATCATCCCCTCTCCTGTAATCCCCACATTTTGCTGCCCTATACACACAATCAATGCCGGACCGCTGTAGTGCATCCTCTCCGTACTCCCGAACAAAATGGCATCTTTATTCAAATGTAATGTGACATTATTTTTTAATTGCAAAGGGCTGGTCAGGTACATCCCCGCAGGAATGATTACCGTGCCGCCCTTAAGGGTAGCAGAATCAATCGCTCGTTGTATAGCATTGGCGTTATCAAAATTCATCGACGACTTTGCTCCAAAGCGGGTAATAGGAAATTCCTTTTGTGCCAGGGCCTTCAAACTCAGGAAAGCCAGCAATAATGTGACAGTTCTTTTCATTCCACAATAAATATAATATCTTTTACCTTGCGATCCACAATAGACACCAACCTCCATTCAACCCATAGGCCAACGCATCACCAGGCAGCTCATGAAATACAACCGGCACCTATAACCCTGCCTTTGCGGCTTCCCAGCCAATGATCGCCGTTTTTCGTGTAGTCCCCCACATATATTCTCCGAATGTACCACTGGATTGTATCACCCTGTGACAGGGAATTAAATATGCTACGGGATTATTGCCAATGGCTGTTCCCACTGCCCGCGTTGCAGTCGGATTACCGATATTGGCCGCGATCGCACCATAGGTAGACAATTTCCCTAAAGGTATTTTCAATAAACTCTCCCATACCTTTAGTTGAAAATCCGTTCCCCGCAGGTGTAGTTTAATCTCAGGCAGTTTAGTCCAGTCATGCTGAAAGATGAACAATGCATTTTGTTGTAACAAATCCAGTTTGCGTACAAAAACAGCATTCGGGAATTTCACTTTAAGATCTTCCAACGCCCGCACTTCGTCCGCATCAAATGCCATATAACAAACACCCTTTGGTGTAGACGCCACAATCAGGCTCCCAAACGGACTCTCAGCAAAACTATAATTGATCACCAGATCTTTGCCGCCATGTTTATATTCTGCCGGGGTCATACCTTCAATCCCAATAAATAAATCATGTAAACGACTGGTACTCGACAGCCCGGTTTCATATGCGGCATCAAAAATAGTCGTTTCCTTCAGCATCCCCTTGGCATATTCCAGGCTGATGTATTGCAGAAATTTTTTGGGACTTGTACCCGCCCATTCTGTAAACATCCGCTGGAAATGGGCCGGACTCAGGTGCACACTTTCTGCTACCGCATCCAGGTTCGGTTGCTCCCGAAAATGGGTCCTGATATAGTCAATTGCCTCCGCGATCCGGGAATAATTGATATGCTCCTGTATTTTCATAATACAAATGTCCTGATTTCTGTCATTACAGAAAATCCGGAATATGCGTTTATCTTTGCAACTTTTATATAGAAAATAAACCATTTATGAGTACAACTATTACGCCTGCATTAAGAGAGCGCAGTAACGGCACATGTGAGCTGTGCACTGGTGAAGATGCCTCGATAGCCTTTGCTGTGAGTCCCAAAAACAATGATGCGATTGAAAATGAAGTTGCGATTTGCAACACCTGCGCTGCCGCCATGGAAGATGCAGCTGCAGCTATGCACTGGCATGTACTGGCTGGTAGTATCTGGAATCCGGAGCCTAGCGTACAGGCCCTGAGTTATCGCCTGCTTTACAAACACAAAGACCAGGAATGGGCAGCCGAAATCATAAATGGTGTAGAAATAGATGAATCAGTGAGCCACTGGGCACTGAGCGCATTCGAAGTAAAAGCCGTTCATCGTGACAGCAATGGTACTGAACTGGAACACGGCGATACCGTGGTACTGACACAGGGACTGAATGTAAAAGGCGCCAACTTTATGGCACCCAAAGGAACGATTGTACGTAAAATCAGATTAGTCAGTGACAATCCCGAACAAATAGAAGGAAAGATCAATGAACAAACCATTGTGATCCTAACGAAATATGTTCGTAAATCATAATAAAAAAACCTGCGAAATTCCGCAGGTTTTTTTATTAGTATAAAACAATTATCCCGCCCCACTGTTTCTATTACATCAAAACCAATTGTCCTCCCTGGCCTGCCATTTAAAAAATGAATTCCGCCATGTAAGAATTGAACATTGCCCCCAGCAGGCATTTGTAACATATTTGCATGTAGTTGCAGTTAATAAATGAAGTAGCATCGGGGTACACAAACAAGTGGTGCTGACGTGGCAGAGGCTTTTGCTGTAGAAGGTAAAATTTCGTCTTACAGTGCCGGCGATGTACTCGTCATCTCTACTGAGGATGACCGCACTGTAGCCCTTTCTTCCGAACCATACTCTACGCTCGTCGCTGGTGTGTATGCCACCAAACCTGGTGTGCTACTCACCGAAGACGAGGAATTAAAAGATGAACTGACCGACCAAGTGCCAATGGGTGTGATCGGCGTAATACCAACCAAGGTATGTGGTGAAAATGGTGCTATCAAACGTGGCGATCTGCTGGTAACTTCCAGCAAAGCGGGTCATGCTATGAAAGCTGATATTGACAAGGTAAAGCCTGGTCAGGTGATCGGTAAAGCACTGGCTAATTTTGATGGCAATGGTACAGGCGTCATTAAAGTACTGGTAAGTATCAAATAATGGAGACCTATATTATGTTGTAGTTTTGAAAAAGCGTCTGCCCCATTAGGCAGACGCTTTTTTTGTATATTAACGTATGATTTATGCGCTAACCTGTGGCAGTATTTTTTTACTGTCTTTTTTACTGGCCAGTACCGCAGGAAAGGTAAATTTGCCGGCAAATCGCTGGTTGGGAGCTTTTTTCTTTTGTGTAGGATGTGCTATCGCCTCTATGATTGTCCCGGCCCGGTGGATACCGTTGACAGAGCTTACTCGTTTTGCCATGGCACCCTCCCTTTATTTCTGTGTACTGCATTATACAAAGGGGTTTAAGAAAGCAGCCTACTGGCATTTCTTACCGGCAGGGTTGTTTTTTATTTTTACTGTACCTGAAATCATTTGCAACAGACATCTCTTTTCCTTACCTGCATCCTACTCACCCGTCTTTGGCTGGATCATGGCCAGAGTTATAAAGGTGCAGTTATTCCTATACGTCTCCCTGTCTATTTACCGCCTCATGAAGCACCCTATGCATTTGCCCTGGCTCCGATATTTGCTATGGAGTATCTGTTGCCTGATGCTCATCTGGTTCAGCGGTCTTAATCAATATGCGGTAGTGATGGCAATTTTCGGAATTGGATTTTTGGCTATCAGGCAAAAGGATTATCAGCCACGTCCGGTTCAGACTCCCATTCCTGATGATTTAAAAGCCCGTCTGGAAGATTTAATGACCAGACAAAGGGTTTATACAGACAGCGACCTGAACCTACCCTTATTGGCCGAAAAAATGGAGATAAGTGTCCATGACCTGTCCGCATTATTAAACAACGGCTATGGCCAGAACTTCAATCAATTCATCAATACCTACAGGATCACATTGGCCAAGGAGCTCCTGCTTTCAGAAAGACATGCCCACCTGAGCATACTGGGAATTGCCTTTGAAGCAGGCTTTAATTCCAAGACCACCTTCAATACCACCTTCAAAAAAGCGACCGGTCTATCCCCTTCGGACTGGAAAAAAAGTGGTTCGGAAATATAGTTCGGAACGCCGAAAACCAATCCCCATGGTAGTATTGTGAAAAAAAACATGAGAAAAATTCCGCTTTCCATCCTGAGTGGATTATTAGCATTAGCAGTTTTCAGCAGGATTGCCATGAGGTATTTTAACTTTTTACCAATGCCCTGGATGTGGGGATTGACAGCATTGCTAAGTATTATATTAATTATTAAACCATCGAAACAATGGATCTGCTTTGCCATCTCCTTTGACCTGATTGTTTTTGGCTGGCAAAAACTTTTTCATCAACAGGCCAACGTTCCCCAATCGGTACTCGACCTGCCATTTAGCTCCCTGCCTGCCGATACGGTTAACTGGGCTTATTTCCAGTATTCTTATCCCTATATGGTGGCCATTGCGCTGACCCAGATAATCTGTTCCTTCCTGTTGTTATTCAGAAGCACCCGGCTATTGGGTTTGATCATGTTGATCCCTGTCTTATTGAATATCATGATGATAGATGTTTTTTACAAGATTGGTATGGGAGCATTGCTTCACGCAACTATTTTATTTGCCGGAGTCATCTATCTGTTAGCGGAGTTTTATAACCAATTAAAGCAGGTATTTTTTCAAAAAAATGAATTCAATATTTATACTGTACTCGCGGCGGCTGTACTTCCATTTTTGTTAGTCGTTACCGCTCCTTCTCCAAACAAACACCCATCCATTACAGGCAAGTATAAGGTGGGGAACCATGCGCTCACCATCGTGTATTTAGAGTATTTTAATGATGTAACCCTGCAATGGGGCGATGTGAACCACCGATACACTGGTAAATACCAATACCGGGGAGATACGCTCATTGCAGGGCCGTTAAAAGGTATTATTAAAAAAGAGATGGATCATATTACATTGACGGGCACACTGGAAAAGGATTCTGTGCATCTTGACATGATCCGGTTATGACCGTCTTTCCAAATCAGTGATCAGCAAAGGATTAGTAATAGCTAATGCTGTCAGTACTTCCTCCACAGCTGTTCTTGTATTGGCTTTTTGAATCCGCCCAAGCTCAGCTGTGGTCAATCCTACTATTTGCAGGAAGGTGACCTCTCCATTCGGCGTATTGATACGACCGGCTTCCGGGTCTTTGATAAAAGCCAGACCAGTAATATCAGTATCCGTGTCAAGACGGATGGGCCCATTAGCTGGTATGTACTGAAATTCCTCAAACCATTTACCTGAAGTAAATACATAGCGGGCCAGGTTGTTCATCATATTGATCACCCAGGTTGGCTTATCCGGATCACCCGCAAATGGCTTTACACGCATGGTCAGTTCAAACCCCCATTTGCTGAATTCACCACCTGCGGCTTTTTCGTTGTAATACAATTCAGAAAAACCATAACTCACAATATGAAAATGTTCTTCCTGCTGATTACTTTTGTAAATACTTGTGCCATCAAGTGGATCTTCTCCACCTGCTGCATAGTGTAACGGTGGGGCATAATGTGCTGGTTCCTGACCCGGGTAAATTTTATCAAACACATTGTCAATGGCTGTCCAACCAACAGTATCGTCCTCGGTAAACAAACTTTTATAGGCTTCTGGTGTCATAAAAATAAAGTATGGTACGCTGAAAAAATAGCACCTTTTCCCTATATTTGCAAAAATTACGCCTACTCCAATGTGAGATCTATTTTCTATAAATAATCAGTAATCAAACCCACTTCACTAATTCTTACTGAAGAAAATAGTCCATGTTCACTTTACAACAGGTAACCTATCTGCATCCTAATAAGGATCTGCTATTCGACAATATTGACCTCACCGTTCCTACCAATGCAAAATGCGCATTGATCGGGAATAACGGTGCGGGTAAGTCCACCCTGCTCAAACTCATGGCAGGCATATTGACACCTGCTTCCGGTACAATTCATACCAGTGGCAAGCCATATTATATACCACAACATTTCGGTCAGTACAATGACCTCACGATTGCACAGGCATTGCATATCGATCATAAAATAAACGCACTGCACAGCATCCTGGAAGGCGATGTTTCCGAATCCAACATGACCTTGCTGGATGATGACTGGACCATAGAAGAAAGATGCGCAGCAGCGATATTACACTGGGGGTTACAGGACTTCACCCTCTCACAGCCTATGCACACCCTCAGTGGCGGACAGAAAACGAAAGTCTTTCTCGCCGGCATTGCCATTCATGAGCCAGACATCATCCTGCTGGATGAGCCCAGCAATCACCTGGATAGTCATGGCCGTGCCCTGCTATATGACCTGATCGAACATGCGAACGCTACCATCGTAGTCGTCAGCCACGACAGGCATTTACTGCAACTCCCCAACCAGGTATTTGAGCTGAGTAAAAAAGGTATTACCATTTATGGTGGTAACTACGACTTCTATCTTGCACAAAAACAAATAGAAAATAACGCCCTGGCTCAGGATTTAAAAAGCAAAGAAAAGGCTCTCCGCAAAGCAAAAGAAACGGAAAGGGAAACGGCAGAAAGACAACAAAAACTTGATGCACGGGGGAAAAAGAAACAGGAAAAAGCAGGGTTGCCGACTATCGCCATGAATACCTTCCGTAACAATGCAGAAAAGAGCACTGCCCGTGTAAAAGGCGCGCATGAAGAAAAGGTAGGCCAACTCGCACAGGACCTGCAGGACCTGCGCAAAGAGCTGCCCGACATTGACAAAATGAAACTGGGATTTGAAAATGCTAATTTGCACAAAGGTAAACCACTCATAAATGCGCAAGGTGTTAATTTCGGTTATCAGCATACCCCACTCTGGTCACAGTCACTCAGTTTTCAGATCAATAGCGGAGAAAGACTTTCCATCAAAGGATTGAATGGTTCAGGGAAAACAACCCTGATCAAAATGATGCTGGGACAATTGACGCCGACTGCCGGTATACTCACCAGTCAGACAGGTAAAACAGTGTATATCGACCAGGATTATTCATTGATCCATAACCACCTGAGCGTATACGACCAGGCCCAATTATTCAATCGCTCCGCATTACAGGAGCATGAAATAAAGATCCGTCTCACACGTTTTCTCTTTACAAAAGAATATTGGGATAAGCCCTGCAGTACCCTTAGTGGTGGCGAGAAAATGCGCCTGCTGCTTTGCTGCCTGACTATCGATCAGCAAGCGCCTGATATGATCATCCTGGATGAACCGACGAACAACCTCGATATTCAGAATGTAGACATTCTCACAGCTGCCATCAATGCTTATGATGGTACATTGATCGTCATTTCACACGATCAGTA
This Chitinophaga sancti DNA region includes the following protein-coding sequences:
- the abc-f gene encoding ribosomal protection-like ABC-F family protein, with amino-acid sequence MFTLQQVTYLHPNKDLLFDNIDLTVPTNAKCALIGNNGAGKSTLLKLMAGILTPASGTIHTSGKPYYIPQHFGQYNDLTIAQALHIDHKINALHSILEGDVSESNMTLLDDDWTIEERCAAAILHWGLQDFTLSQPMHTLSGGQKTKVFLAGIAIHEPDIILLDEPSNHLDSHGRALLYDLIEHANATIVVVSHDRHLLQLPNQVFELSKKGITIYGGNYDFYLAQKQIENNALAQDLKSKEKALRKAKETERETAERQQKLDARGKKKQEKAGLPTIAMNTFRNNAEKSTARVKGAHEEKVGQLAQDLQDLRKELPDIDKMKLGFENANLHKGKPLINAQGVNFGYQHTPLWSQSLSFQINSGERLSIKGLNGSGKTTLIKMMLGQLTPTAGILTSQTGKTVYIDQDYSLIHNHLSVYDQAQLFNRSALQEHEIKIRLTRFLFTKEYWDKPCSTLSGGEKMRLLLCCLTIDQQAPDMIILDEPTNNLDIQNVDILTAAINAYDGTLIVISHDQYFLEEVRAVRTIELR
- a CDS encoding suppressor of fused domain protein translates to MTPEAYKSLFTEDDTVGWTAIDNVFDKIYPGQEPAHYAPPLHYAAGGEDPLDGTSIYKSNQQEEHFHIVSYGFSELYYNEKAAGGEFSKWGFELTMRVKPFAGDPDKPTWVINMMNNLARYVFTSGKWFEEFQYIPANGPIRLDTDTDITGLAFIKDPEAGRINTPNGEVTFLQIVGLTTAELGRIQKANTRTAVEEVLTALAITNPLLITDLERRS